Below is a genomic region from Gillisia sp. Hel_I_86.
TAAAGCTTTCTAAATATATCACATTAACCAATGTAATTCCAAATGCTTCAAAGCTAATTCCTCAGTTCGACATTTCTTTAATTACCTCAAAAAGCGAAGGTGTCCCACAGTTTATTTATGAATCTTTTTTACATAGAACCCCTGTGATCAGTACAAATGTTGGGGGTATTGCAGAAATTATAGAACATAATATCAATGGATTTTTATCCCCTTCTGGTAATTCCGAAATGCTTTCAGATTTGGTTATCGAACTATTAAATAATTCAGAATTAATAGAGAAATTCACAGCTATTTCCTTTAAAAAAATTCACGATAAATACACCACAGAGATGATGGCTACTAAAACTTTACAAGAATATAAATTGGTTCTCAATGGAAAATAATATTAAGCAAGAAATAGAAAATACCCTTGCAGTTTTAAAAAAAGGAGGAATTATTCTATATCCTACAGATACCATATGGGGTATTGGCTGTGATGCCACAAATCCTGAAGCTGTTGCAAAAGTTTATAAGCTAAAAAAGAGGGAAGAAAAAAAAGCGATGATCTGTTTGGTCAACTCTGTGAAAATGCTGGAACAGTATGTAAATAAAATTCCCAATATCGCATACGATCTCATAGATTATGCGGTTAAACCCACCACTATCATTTACGATGATCCTATAAAAGTTGCAAACAATCTTATTGCAGAAGATGAAACCTTGGCAATTCGTGTGGTAGCCGATAAATTTTGCGAACCCTTGATCTATAAATTTAGAAAAGCCTTGGTATCCACCTCTGCAAATATCAGCGGCGCGCCAAGCCCAAAATCTTTTTCGCAAATAAGCCCGGAAATTTTAAAAGGTGTGGACTATATAGTAAATTTGCAGCATTCAAAAATATCAGAGCAACCCTCCTCTATTATCAAGATTGGTAAAGATGGAAGCGTTAAAGTGATTCGACAATAAAATATGCCTAAAAACAAAAACTACAAGTCCGCTTTAAAACACCCCATTTTTAAGATCATCTCGCAAGCAGCAGGTAATTTAAATTTGAAAAGTTACGTAATAGGAGGATTTGTAAGGGATTTTCTGCTTGACCGGGGACAACCAAAAGATATAGACATTGTTGCCATTGGAAGTGGAATTGAATTGGCAACCGAAGTCTCCAAGTTGTTGCCCAATAATCCAAAAGTCCAGATTTTCAAAACCTACGGTACCGCAATGCTTAAAGCCTTCGATTT
It encodes:
- a CDS encoding L-threonylcarbamoyladenylate synthase, which codes for MENNIKQEIENTLAVLKKGGIILYPTDTIWGIGCDATNPEAVAKVYKLKKREEKKAMICLVNSVKMLEQYVNKIPNIAYDLIDYAVKPTTIIYDDPIKVANNLIAEDETLAIRVVADKFCEPLIYKFRKALVSTSANISGAPSPKSFSQISPEILKGVDYIVNLQHSKISEQPSSIIKIGKDGSVKVIRQ